One genomic segment of Ehrlichia chaffeensis str. Arkansas includes these proteins:
- a CDS encoding phosphatidylglycerophosphatase A family protein, with translation MQLYTIVATWFGCGNITRAPGTIASFATMLLSPAIILNNLFGILIIVLTGIMGLFAIPKYLLDHPNIVDPKEIVIDEVIGQLIAFSIPIVFFRYYQYVPQTFNTLYLLFYIKILITSFILFRIFDITKIWPINILERISGTTGIILDDVLAGIMSSICTIFIIAKIGT, from the coding sequence ATGCAATTATATACAATAGTAGCTACATGGTTTGGATGTGGAAATATAACTAGAGCTCCAGGAACTATTGCTAGTTTTGCTACAATGCTACTTTCTCCTGCTATTATATTAAATAATTTATTTGGCATATTAATTATCGTATTAACAGGCATCATGGGTTTATTTGCAATTCCAAAATATTTACTGGACCACCCTAATATAGTTGACCCTAAAGAGATTGTTATAGACGAAGTCATCGGGCAATTAATAGCATTTTCTATCCCTATAGTCTTCTTCAGATATTATCAATACGTACCTCAGACATTTAACACTTTGTATTTATTATTTTATATTAAAATACTCATTACAAGTTTTATATTATTCAGGATATTCGATATAACAAAAATATGGCCAATAAATATTCTTGAAAGAATATCTGGCACTACCGGCATAATACTAGATGACGTACTTGCAGGTATTATGTCCTCTATATGCACTATATTTATTATTGCTAAAATAGGTACTTAG
- a CDS encoding 3-phosphoshikimate 1-carboxyvinyltransferase, translated as MVIISERIYRISGHVSVLKDSLLSHATLILASQVIGVTKIYDIVFNSDIALTIKSLNSLGIKIKYNKNSKICTVEGMGVGGFLCSKDILCFNDPSIYMIIGSLSNCPFTSFLHGEVNLNISNVMKPLFLMGARFISNNNKLPAALVGCIDMLPIKYTTREDSVKMAIMFAALNTYGTTTIVGTTAQDSIVNMLQRFNVAIECLVDKNSVISISGQRELYSKNVCIPNDFFCMLSFITVALILKGSEITILDVLFNDKMKNFYKILVKMGGNLFFLNQRKNAVGEEVVDLVVKGSVLQGIEWLFNENFDIDEYLFIVMIAACAEGITVLSGVLNRTLTDKRLRVVIKQLMKCGVMIEIEADRLIIYGHSNNIFDCGTVDACYDFKITVLFLTMGMISNNFIKIKNARKTNDLFAIIELFNKHGAKIRIA; from the coding sequence ATGGTGATAATATCTGAGAGAATATATCGTATATCTGGCCATGTGAGCGTGCTGAAAGATAGTTTGCTTTCACATGCAACATTAATCTTAGCATCTCAGGTAATAGGTGTCACTAAAATTTATGATATTGTCTTTAACAGCGATATAGCACTTACTATTAAATCTTTAAATTCGCTTGGTATTAAAATTAAATATAATAAAAATAGTAAGATTTGTACTGTAGAAGGAATGGGTGTAGGAGGTTTCCTTTGTTCAAAAGATATATTATGTTTTAATGATCCATCTATTTATATGATAATAGGAAGTTTATCTAATTGTCCTTTTACATCTTTTCTACATGGAGAGGTTAATTTAAATATTAGCAATGTAATGAAGCCATTATTCTTAATGGGTGCGAGATTTATTTCAAATAATAATAAATTACCCGCTGCTTTAGTTGGCTGTATAGACATGTTACCTATAAAATATACGACTAGGGAAGATAGTGTAAAGATGGCAATAATGTTTGCTGCTTTAAATACGTATGGTACCACAACTATAGTTGGTACTACTGCTCAAGATAGCATTGTAAATATGTTACAACGTTTTAATGTTGCGATAGAATGTTTGGTGGATAAAAATTCGGTAATCAGTATATCTGGTCAACGTGAGTTATACTCCAAGAATGTATGTATTCCTAACGATTTTTTTTGTATGTTATCTTTTATAACTGTAGCATTGATTTTAAAGGGGTCAGAAATCACTATATTGGATGTTTTGTTCAATGATAAAATGAAAAATTTTTATAAAATTTTAGTGAAAATGGGGGGAAATCTTTTCTTTCTAAATCAGAGAAAAAATGCAGTGGGAGAAGAAGTTGTAGATCTTGTGGTTAAGGGGAGTGTTCTACAAGGAATTGAGTGGCTGTTCAATGAAAATTTTGATATTGATGAATATTTATTTATAGTGATGATAGCTGCATGTGCTGAAGGTATAACAGTTTTAAGTGGTGTATTAAATAGAACACTTACAGATAAAAGGTTAAGAGTGGTTATTAAGCAATTGATGAAATGTGGGGTAATGATAGAAATAGAAGCAGATCGCTTAATTATTTATGGTCATTCTAATAATATTTTTGATTGTGGTACAGTAGACGCATGTTACGATTTTAAAATTACAGTGTTATTTTTGACCATGGGTATGATTTCTAATAATTTTATTAAAATAAAAAATGCGAGAAAAACAAATGATTTGTTTGCAATAATTGAGTTATTTAATAAACATGGAGCGAAAATTAGAATTGCCTAA
- a CDS encoding AI-2E family transporter produces the protein MSDQFCKLINRYVTRSVIVLAIVLVMFVIKPVLAPCCTAMIMAYLLNPLVDKLQRFKLSRQLSVAIILLSSLCVIIAFLVSFIPLAYSQLLSLIKFLMEKVPLIHKDSIISLLQKYNMIDYEEVSDAIKLPQASLKSLLHYENIKPLVSIFGNFLKNLDGILFSAINSSISISYTISIILITPLLLFYILCNWPSIVESADALVPVKYQSIARLYTKKIDQVISAYIRGQLSVCFIMAVYYIICFSLVKLKYFLIIGFVSGIMTFIPYIGPISCAILSSITTMLQFNDWTMCGVVVTMFIVGQLVESNIITPLLIGKRVDIHPIWIIIGMITCGSQIGFTGVLLSIPITAIVGVFVRALIAHYMGSKFYNNAD, from the coding sequence ATGAGCGATCAATTTTGCAAGCTAATTAATAGGTATGTAACACGTAGTGTTATTGTACTAGCAATTGTTTTGGTGATGTTTGTTATTAAACCTGTACTTGCTCCGTGTTGTACTGCTATGATAATGGCTTATCTTCTTAATCCATTGGTGGATAAGTTACAAAGATTTAAACTATCAAGGCAACTATCTGTTGCTATAATTTTGCTATCTTCGTTGTGTGTAATTATAGCATTTTTGGTCAGTTTTATTCCCCTTGCTTATTCTCAGTTGTTATCACTTATAAAGTTTCTTATGGAAAAAGTGCCATTGATTCATAAAGACAGTATCATTTCTCTCCTTCAGAAATATAATATGATTGATTATGAAGAAGTATCGGATGCAATAAAGTTGCCGCAAGCGTCTTTAAAAAGTTTGTTGCATTACGAAAACATTAAACCTCTTGTAAGTATTTTTGGAAATTTTCTAAAAAATTTAGATGGTATATTGTTTAGTGCAATAAATTCTAGTATAAGCATTAGTTATACAATTTCTATAATATTAATAACTCCTCTATTATTATTTTATATATTATGTAACTGGCCATCGATTGTTGAATCTGCTGATGCACTAGTTCCTGTAAAATATCAAAGTATTGCTAGATTATATACAAAAAAAATAGACCAAGTAATTTCAGCTTATATTAGAGGCCAATTAAGTGTATGTTTTATCATGGCTGTATACTACATTATATGTTTTAGTTTGGTGAAGTTAAAGTATTTTTTAATTATAGGTTTTGTATCGGGAATCATGACTTTTATTCCATATATAGGACCTATTTCATGTGCAATATTGAGTTCCATTACAACAATGTTACAGTTTAATGATTGGACGATGTGTGGAGTGGTAGTGACAATGTTCATTGTTGGACAGTTAGTTGAGTCGAATATTATTACTCCATTATTAATAGGAAAACGGGTAGATATACATCCTATATGGATAATTATTGGAATGATAACATGTGGATCACAAATTGGATTTACAGGGGTATTATTGTCAATTCCTATAACAGCAATAGTTGGTGTATTTGTAAGAGCACTTATAGCCCACTATATGGGTAGTAAATTTTATAATAATGCTGATTGA
- a CDS encoding GNAT family N-acetyltransferase: protein MENEHISSLVTSNLKDYMIHTMQTSSLEIHYFQNITLTINNSKSSLLNFAFHDSTTNECNEEAVKEVIQFLKKRNIDATWPVDSHMKKLKMTLEKLGLISVSLPKKALANIENYIMPPTKGPNITLDIVNNKEKLLELDDIALRVFYSQKNEVATFLRGLANHHDINNSKLKFFLTKCDNIKVGICGMYVQDKVVGFYSDGVLPEYRNKGIASQMVLERIKIAKNQYNCSYAVAQCMKPSVNLYKRLGFKMLGSLSLYTSLV from the coding sequence GTGGAAAATGAACATATTTCTTCCTTGGTAACAAGTAACTTAAAAGATTACATGATACATACAATGCAAACATCAAGTCTAGAGATTCATTACTTTCAAAACATTACGTTAACCATCAATAACAGTAAGAGTTCCTTACTTAACTTTGCTTTTCACGATAGTACAACAAATGAATGTAATGAAGAGGCTGTAAAAGAAGTTATACAATTTTTAAAAAAGAGAAACATAGACGCAACATGGCCAGTAGACTCTCACATGAAAAAATTAAAAATGACTCTTGAAAAACTAGGCTTAATAAGCGTCAGTCTTCCTAAAAAAGCTCTTGCAAACATAGAAAATTACATTATGCCGCCCACAAAAGGCCCAAACATTACGCTAGATATTGTAAATAATAAAGAAAAGTTATTAGAACTAGATGACATTGCCTTAAGAGTATTTTATAGTCAAAAAAATGAAGTGGCAACTTTCTTAAGAGGGTTAGCTAACCATCATGATATCAATAATTCTAAATTAAAGTTTTTCTTAACAAAGTGTGATAACATTAAAGTAGGTATATGTGGAATGTATGTACAAGATAAAGTTGTGGGATTTTATAGTGATGGTGTACTTCCCGAATATCGTAATAAAGGGATAGCAAGCCAAATGGTATTAGAAAGAATAAAAATAGCAAAAAACCAATACAATTGTTCTTATGCAGTAGCTCAATGTATGAAACCTTCTGTAAATCTATATAAAAGATTAGGATTCAAAATGCTTGGTAGTTTGTCTTTATACACATCTTTGGTGTAG
- the dnaE gene encoding DNA polymerase III subunit alpha, with protein MSQIFVHLRSHSDYSLLHGMIKIDSLVNLCVQYNMPALALTDSGNLFGSLEFSDYASSLGVQPIIGCNIMMSYNGDSIGELVLLVKDQIGYNNIVNLVSNSFKDSQSNKVNRVDLEKLIDLKDGIIVLTGGHDGFLSQLLLGNVIDYGIIDKLLLAFNGNLYVELQRHGMEEEKIIEKTLVNFAYEKDLPLVATNDVLFAKKNDFLAHDVLSCISDGNYIAQEGRKMFTEEHYFKSSDEMYRLFKDIPEAVSNTVLIAQRCSFMPETRKPMLPHFPCSSGKNESQELISQAINGLDNRLKSKSLSTEQVSKYYERLHYELDIIISMDYAGYFLIVSDFICWSKRNDIMVGPGRGSGAGSLVAWSLQITDLDPIEFGLIFERFLNPDRISMPDFDIDFCQEKRDYVIEYVRKKYGYVAHIITFGKLQAKAVLRDVGRVMQMPYFQVDRICKMIPHNPVKPVTLSEAIEMDKNLQKEQDDDETVAKLLEISLKLEGLYRHVSIHAAGIVICDRELEELLPLYYDSTSSLPITQYNMKYTEKAGLVKFDFLGLRTLTVINQICHLVNRGGHSVDISRIPLNDRKTYEMLSAGDSVGVFQLESSGMREVISKLKPDNINDIIALISLYRPGPMDNISIYIARKHGFEKPDYIHPILEDVLRETFGVIIYQEQVMEIAKIMAGYSLGEADLLRRAMGKKIKEEMDNQRRTFINGAVSNGIEEEKASYIFDLVAKFAGYGFNKSHAAAYALISYQTAYLKANYTLEFFTASMNLDIMDKDKLEMLCHQAKLHGIEILPPDINSSKVLFTIEGASSIRYALGALKNVGQHSAKEIVDDVAYKDIWDFIDRVSTKCVHKRILESIIKAGVLDSIHSNRKQLFESVFLFLDIIEYNKYNANFNQFSLFNDKNHYKLSETDDWTKEEKLNNEFSSIGFYLNHHPMENYKYLLDKLNIGFIHYDDKSSYNNVIVGIISNVKVRSTNKDKFAVVTLSDPFNIHEIVFYNGNIIEDNKDLFTTGASVIIEMDNTFYSASVRLLGKNIYSFENKISSIIKTMVIHVNAKNSVVIKELSSLLQNRGSTVVLIDLVLPNDHVTIQLPNSFLVTPLIFAQIFKLNWVKDIEINSILV; from the coding sequence ATGAGTCAAATATTTGTTCATCTTAGGTCTCATAGTGATTATTCCTTACTTCATGGAATGATAAAAATAGATTCTTTGGTGAACTTATGTGTGCAGTATAATATGCCTGCATTAGCATTAACAGATTCAGGTAATTTATTTGGATCTTTGGAATTTTCTGATTATGCATCGAGTTTAGGTGTACAGCCTATTATAGGCTGTAACATAATGATGAGCTATAATGGTGATAGTATTGGAGAACTGGTATTATTAGTAAAAGATCAAATAGGATATAATAATATCGTTAATCTTGTTAGTAATTCATTTAAGGATAGCCAGTCCAACAAAGTTAATAGAGTAGATTTAGAAAAACTTATTGATCTGAAAGATGGTATTATTGTTTTAACAGGAGGTCATGATGGATTTTTATCCCAACTTTTGTTAGGTAATGTTATTGACTATGGCATTATAGATAAGTTGTTACTTGCTTTTAATGGGAATCTTTATGTTGAACTTCAACGTCATGGAATGGAAGAGGAAAAAATCATAGAAAAAACACTTGTTAATTTTGCTTATGAGAAAGATTTGCCATTGGTTGCCACGAATGATGTGTTGTTTGCTAAGAAAAATGATTTTTTAGCGCATGATGTTTTATCTTGTATATCAGATGGTAATTATATTGCACAGGAAGGCCGAAAGATGTTCACAGAAGAGCATTATTTTAAGTCTTCTGATGAGATGTATAGGTTGTTTAAGGATATTCCTGAAGCAGTTTCTAATACTGTGTTAATAGCACAGCGTTGTTCTTTTATGCCAGAAACCAGGAAACCTATGTTACCTCATTTTCCTTGTTCAAGTGGTAAAAATGAGAGTCAAGAATTAATAAGTCAAGCTATTAATGGATTGGATAATCGTTTAAAAAGTAAAAGTTTATCTACAGAACAAGTTTCCAAGTACTATGAAAGACTGCATTATGAATTAGATATTATTATCTCAATGGATTATGCTGGGTATTTTTTGATAGTATCGGATTTTATATGTTGGAGTAAAAGAAATGATATAATGGTAGGTCCTGGTAGAGGATCTGGAGCTGGTTCTCTTGTTGCTTGGTCTTTGCAAATTACTGATCTTGACCCTATAGAATTTGGTTTAATTTTTGAAAGATTTTTAAATCCTGACCGTATTTCAATGCCAGATTTTGATATTGATTTTTGTCAGGAAAAGAGAGATTACGTTATAGAGTATGTAAGAAAGAAATATGGTTACGTTGCTCACATTATAACTTTTGGAAAATTACAAGCTAAGGCTGTGCTTCGTGATGTGGGTAGAGTTATGCAGATGCCTTATTTCCAGGTGGATAGAATCTGTAAAATGATTCCTCACAACCCAGTTAAGCCTGTTACTTTATCTGAAGCAATAGAGATGGATAAAAATTTGCAGAAAGAGCAGGATGATGATGAAACAGTTGCTAAATTATTAGAAATATCATTAAAGCTTGAAGGGCTGTATAGACATGTTTCGATACATGCTGCAGGTATTGTAATTTGTGATAGAGAATTGGAAGAATTACTGCCTTTATATTATGATAGCACGTCTTCTCTTCCTATTACACAGTATAATATGAAATATACTGAGAAAGCAGGATTAGTGAAATTTGATTTTTTGGGATTGCGGACTTTAACTGTAATAAATCAAATTTGTCATTTAGTTAATAGGGGAGGTCACAGTGTTGATATATCACGTATTCCTTTAAATGATAGAAAAACATATGAAATGTTGTCTGCAGGTGATTCTGTTGGTGTATTCCAGCTTGAAAGTTCGGGTATGAGGGAAGTAATTAGTAAGCTGAAGCCAGATAATATAAATGATATTATAGCATTGATTTCTCTGTATAGGCCAGGTCCTATGGATAACATTTCTATATATATAGCACGCAAGCATGGGTTTGAAAAACCAGATTATATACATCCAATTTTAGAAGATGTCCTTAGAGAAACTTTTGGGGTTATAATTTATCAAGAGCAAGTAATGGAAATTGCCAAGATTATGGCTGGATATAGTTTAGGTGAAGCAGATTTGTTAAGGCGTGCTATGGGAAAAAAGATTAAGGAGGAGATGGATAATCAACGCAGAACTTTTATAAATGGTGCTGTTAGCAATGGAATAGAGGAAGAGAAGGCAAGCTATATTTTTGATTTAGTAGCAAAATTTGCGGGATATGGGTTTAATAAATCACATGCTGCAGCTTATGCTTTGATCAGTTATCAGACAGCTTATTTGAAAGCTAATTATACGTTGGAATTTTTTACTGCTTCGATGAATTTAGATATAATGGATAAGGATAAGTTAGAAATGTTGTGTCATCAAGCAAAGTTGCATGGTATTGAAATATTACCTCCGGATATTAACTCTTCTAAAGTATTGTTTACTATTGAGGGTGCATCGTCTATTAGATATGCCCTTGGAGCTCTTAAGAATGTAGGACAGCATTCAGCAAAAGAGATAGTAGACGATGTTGCTTATAAAGACATATGGGATTTTATTGACAGAGTAAGTACTAAATGTGTGCACAAGAGAATACTGGAAAGTATTATTAAAGCGGGGGTTCTGGATAGTATTCATAGCAATAGAAAGCAGCTTTTTGAATCAGTATTTTTATTTTTAGATATTATTGAATATAATAAGTATAATGCTAATTTTAACCAATTTAGTTTGTTTAATGATAAAAATCATTATAAGTTATCAGAAACTGATGATTGGACTAAAGAAGAAAAGCTGAATAATGAGTTTTCCTCTATAGGTTTTTATCTTAATCATCATCCCATGGAAAACTATAAGTATCTTTTAGACAAATTGAATATAGGTTTTATTCACTACGATGATAAATCTTCTTATAATAATGTGATTGTAGGTATAATTTCTAATGTTAAAGTGCGTTCTACAAATAAGGATAAGTTTGCAGTTGTAACTCTTTCTGATCCTTTTAACATTCATGAAATAGTTTTTTATAATGGAAATATAATAGAAGATAATAAAGACTTATTTACTACTGGTGCATCTGTAATTATTGAGATGGATAATACTTTTTATAGTGCCTCAGTACGATTACTTGGTAAAAATATCTATAGTTTTGAAAACAAAATTTCTTCTATTATAAAAACTATGGTTATACATGTTAATGCTAAGAATAGTGTTGTAATAAAAGAGCTATCTAGTTTGTTGCAGAATAGGGGATCTACTGTTGTATTAATTGATCTGGTTCTTCCAAATGATCATGTGACAATTCAATTGCCAAATAGCTTTTTAGTTACTCCTTTAATTTTTGCACAAATTTTTAAGTTAAATTGGGTAAAGGATATTGAGATTAATAGCATTTTAGTTTAA
- a CDS encoding DnaA ATPase domain-containing protein: MQLTLFDLEDSYSYHYHDYILLEQNRTTYNMLMNQEWNSFILYGKSGSGKTHLAHIWQKLKNAIFIDQHLINTKKDIGDTISNGNAFIIENIDNIDNELSMLHHYNYIKENKKLLLMTSSIAPTLLNYHTKDLKSRILHTMSAKLANPDEELLKIMLIKLFADKQIHIELKVINYILNNTERSFQNLSNIVKCIDRNLPYYNNGVTIPFVKSIIEKND; encoded by the coding sequence ATGCAACTAACATTATTTGATCTTGAAGATAGTTATTCATACCATTACCACGACTACATACTGTTAGAGCAAAACAGAACAACATACAATATGCTAATGAATCAAGAATGGAACTCCTTCATTCTATATGGAAAATCAGGATCAGGTAAAACCCATCTTGCACACATATGGCAAAAACTTAAAAATGCCATTTTTATTGACCAACATCTAATCAACACTAAAAAAGATATAGGAGACACAATATCAAATGGTAACGCCTTTATAATTGAAAATATAGATAACATAGATAATGAACTATCAATGTTACATCACTACAACTATATAAAAGAAAACAAAAAATTATTACTAATGACTTCTTCTATAGCTCCAACATTACTCAACTATCATACAAAAGATTTAAAATCCCGTATATTACATACTATGAGTGCCAAATTAGCTAACCCAGATGAAGAATTATTAAAAATTATGCTTATAAAACTATTTGCTGATAAACAAATACACATAGAACTAAAAGTTATAAACTATATTCTCAATAACACAGAACGTTCTTTTCAAAATTTGAGCAATATAGTAAAATGCATAGACAGAAACCTACCTTACTATAATAATGGCGTCACTATACCATTTGTAAAATCTATAATAGAAAAAAATGACTAA
- the rpsD gene encoding 30S ribosomal protein S4 yields the protein MVIQRKYRASRRLGVNLWGRSKDPFNTRNYPPGQHGGMGYKKPSDFGKQFAAHKKFKFYYAINSKQMRNIFLKAYKKRGDTGDNFVGLLESRLSSVLYNSGLVPTIFSARQLISHKHVLVNGKTVNISSYVVKVGDVVTLKEKAKNLPAVVFAVQSQEQKVPDYLEVDTQEKSIRYLRVPKYCEVPYPATMEVNLVIEFYSR from the coding sequence ATGGTAATACAGAGAAAATATAGAGCAAGTCGTAGGTTAGGTGTAAATCTTTGGGGTAGATCTAAGGATCCATTTAATACAAGGAATTATCCTCCTGGTCAGCATGGCGGTATGGGTTATAAGAAACCTTCTGACTTTGGTAAGCAGTTTGCAGCGCATAAGAAATTTAAGTTTTATTATGCTATAAATAGTAAGCAAATGCGTAATATTTTCTTGAAAGCTTATAAGAAAAGAGGCGATACTGGTGATAATTTTGTTGGATTATTGGAATCTAGGTTATCGAGTGTTTTGTATAATTCTGGGCTTGTACCAACTATTTTTTCTGCAAGGCAGCTAATATCCCATAAACATGTTTTGGTTAACGGTAAAACAGTAAATATATCTAGCTATGTTGTGAAAGTAGGTGATGTAGTTACACTAAAAGAAAAAGCAAAAAATTTACCTGCAGTTGTTTTTGCAGTGCAATCTCAAGAGCAAAAGGTACCTGACTACTTAGAAGTCGATACTCAAGAAAAATCTATAAGATATTTGAGGGTACCTAAGTATTGTGAAGTACCGTATCCAGCAACTATGGAAGTTAATTTGGTAATAGAGTTCTACTCTAGGTAG
- the thiD gene encoding bifunctional hydroxymethylpyrimidine kinase/phosphomethylpyrimidine kinase: MTKHQYKGRVLTIAGSDSGGGAGIQADIKTISALGCYAASCITSVTAQNTTQVYSVYNMPQHIIQQQIEVVLSDINIDTIKIGMLPSSKAIKAVAQSLPDIPIIVDPVMVSASNFRLMDSSAISDFIEYIIPKTTIITPNIPEAEALAQIEIKDQNDMTKASKIIKSLGTKHVLIKGGHINQEIINNILLTEENQIINFSHKRISKKELHGTGCTLSSAIASFIAQKMSIQESVNLAIQYILNTIKIVPQIGKGNNPVFHNYNTISSDL, translated from the coding sequence ATGACTAAACATCAATATAAAGGTCGAGTATTAACTATAGCCGGTTCTGATTCAGGAGGTGGTGCTGGTATCCAAGCAGATATCAAAACTATATCAGCATTGGGATGTTATGCTGCAAGTTGTATTACATCAGTAACAGCACAGAATACAACTCAAGTTTACAGTGTATATAATATGCCACAACATATTATCCAGCAACAAATAGAAGTTGTTTTATCTGACATTAATATAGACACCATTAAAATTGGTATGTTACCTTCCTCTAAAGCAATAAAAGCAGTAGCACAATCCTTGCCAGATATCCCTATTATTGTAGATCCAGTAATGGTATCGGCATCAAATTTTAGATTAATGGACAGTAGTGCAATTTCTGACTTTATAGAATATATAATTCCAAAAACAACAATAATTACACCAAATATACCAGAAGCAGAAGCTTTAGCTCAAATTGAGATAAAAGATCAAAATGACATGACAAAAGCAAGTAAGATAATAAAATCACTTGGGACTAAACACGTTCTGATTAAAGGAGGACACATCAATCAAGAGATTATAAATAACATTTTACTAACAGAAGAAAATCAAATTATAAATTTCTCACATAAAAGAATATCTAAGAAGGAATTACATGGCACAGGTTGTACTCTATCGTCAGCCATTGCAAGTTTTATAGCACAGAAGATGTCAATACAAGAAAGTGTAAATCTAGCAATCCAATATATCCTCAATACCATAAAGATAGTACCACAAATAGGAAAAGGCAATAATCCTGTCTTCCATAACTACAATACAATCAGTAGTGACCTTTAA
- the sdhD gene encoding succinate dehydrogenase, hydrophobic membrane anchor protein has translation MVSHSVYHWLIQRVTAFVLIPLSLWFLFKVLGVISIILKSFPELHLSISNISNTDLIILLCFFISAFYHAVLGVQVILEDYIHSVVLRASVFLVIKGIVILTVLFLTFIILYSVLLGY, from the coding sequence ATGGTTAGTCATTCAGTTTATCATTGGTTAATTCAAAGGGTTACGGCTTTTGTTTTAATTCCTCTTTCTCTGTGGTTTTTATTTAAGGTTCTTGGTGTTATTTCTATAATACTTAAATCTTTTCCAGAACTTCATTTGTCTATTTCAAATATAAGTAATACTGATCTTATTATTTTATTATGCTTTTTTATCTCTGCATTTTATCATGCGGTTCTAGGTGTACAGGTTATATTAGAAGATTATATACATTCTGTTGTGTTAAGAGCATCTGTATTTCTTGTTATTAAAGGAATTGTGATTTTAACTGTGTTGTTTTTAACATTTATAATTTTATATAGTGTACTGTTAGGATATTAA
- the iscX gene encoding Fe-S cluster assembly protein IscX, with amino-acid sequence MKWNNVDSIAISLEDHYPEHDIFNTRFTELRLMILGLPGFDDDDNGCNEKILESIQLSWYEERQNK; translated from the coding sequence ATGAAATGGAATAATGTTGATAGTATTGCTATATCTTTAGAGGACCATTACCCGGAACATGATATATTCAATACTAGATTTACAGAGTTGCGTTTAATGATTTTAGGGTTACCAGGTTTTGATGACGATGATAATGGGTGTAACGAAAAGATTCTTGAATCTATACAGTTGTCTTGGTATGAGGAGCGTCAAAATAAATAA
- the sdhC gene encoding succinate dehydrogenase, cytochrome b556 subunit, producing MSKVRPLSPHLQIYKVVYKLSIMHRFTGMILFLGLLVLSWGFILSFLCPQVVYRICSFFCNSYVSLYSLKLITFIWLNVLCYHYMNGIRHIFWDLGLGLSKSAVRTTGVVVVFLCLVSSFILYSFFLS from the coding sequence ATGTCAAAAGTTAGGCCTTTATCACCGCATTTACAAATATACAAAGTTGTATATAAGCTTTCTATTATGCATAGGTTTACTGGTATGATACTATTTTTAGGTCTGCTGGTTCTATCATGGGGTTTTATTCTTTCTTTTTTATGTCCTCAAGTAGTATATAGAATTTGTAGTTTTTTTTGTAATTCTTATGTTTCATTATATTCTCTAAAGTTAATAACTTTTATTTGGTTGAATGTATTGTGCTACCATTATATGAATGGTATAAGGCATATTTTCTGGGATTTAGGATTGGGTTTGAGTAAATCTGCGGTGAGAACTACGGGAGTGGTAGTTGTTTTTTTATGTCTAGTCTCATCTTTTATACTTTATAGTTTTTTCTTAAGTTAA